A single Blastococcus colisei DNA region contains:
- a CDS encoding ankyrin repeat domain-containing protein, which produces MTTRMTAQRLGRLIAAGDIDAVQAAIASTPRLLGSTVERDGQGGWTPLHVAVAEGRADIARVLVDAGADLDARTEHHRTPLHVALEFCPVLVPSLLELGAVLDAPSAAYLGRLDELTAHLDDGASLSDAGSGLDLLSWAALGGAPAAARLLLERGADADGGALHAAAGGSRLELVRLLLEAGADVDRRDPDTGRAPLHAAVTGGADDSLEVVRVLLAAGADVNATTNDGASALDISRVSAARHRRGDSARATADDALAQLLVSHGAAD; this is translated from the coding sequence GTGACCACTCGCATGACCGCACAGCGGCTGGGCAGGTTGATCGCCGCCGGCGACATCGACGCCGTGCAGGCCGCGATCGCGTCGACGCCCCGACTGCTCGGCAGCACCGTCGAGCGGGACGGCCAGGGGGGCTGGACCCCTCTGCACGTCGCCGTCGCGGAGGGCCGGGCAGACATCGCGCGCGTCCTGGTCGACGCCGGCGCGGACCTGGACGCGCGCACCGAGCACCACCGGACGCCGCTGCACGTCGCCCTGGAGTTCTGCCCGGTCCTGGTGCCGTCGCTCCTCGAGCTGGGCGCCGTCCTCGACGCCCCGAGTGCCGCCTACCTGGGCCGGCTCGACGAGCTCACCGCCCACCTCGACGACGGCGCATCGCTCAGCGACGCGGGGTCCGGTCTGGACCTGCTCTCCTGGGCAGCTCTCGGCGGGGCCCCGGCCGCCGCGCGGCTGCTGCTCGAGCGGGGTGCCGATGCCGACGGCGGAGCGTTGCACGCGGCGGCCGGCGGCTCGAGGCTCGAGCTGGTGAGGCTGCTCCTGGAGGCCGGCGCCGACGTCGACCGTCGCGATCCCGACACCGGGCGGGCGCCGCTGCACGCCGCCGTGACCGGCGGCGCGGACGACTCTCTGGAGGTCGTCCGGGTGCTCCTCGCCGCGGGCGCCGACGTCAACGCCACCACCAACGACGGCGCGAGCGCTCTGGACATCAGCAGGGTGTCGGCGGCCCGTCACCGGCGCGGCGACTCCGCCCGGGCGACGGCGGACGACGCCCTGGCGCAGCTGCTCGTGTCACACGGTGCCGCGGACTAG
- a CDS encoding multifunctional oxoglutarate decarboxylase/oxoglutarate dehydrogenase thiamine pyrophosphate-binding subunit/dihydrolipoyllysine-residue succinyltransferase subunit: MSSSRPSSASSSPVAGFGTNEWLVEEMYQQYLADPSSVDQAWHEFFADYRPGGPVGGADREEPAAARDGAPAAARPAATSPASPAPARDNTPAPKAPAPEPAAAAPAGKAADKPADKPAEKAADKPADKPAAKSPAPPVAAGSQSPLRGAAAAVVKNMNVSLTVPTATSVRAVPAKLLADNRIVINNHLARSRGGKISFTHLIGYALVRALDDFPNMNNAYAEVDGKPVLVQPEHVNFGLAIDLPKPDGSRSLVVASIKAAEEMDFAGFWAAYEDIIRRARANKLTMEDFSGTTISLTNPGTIGTNHSVPRLTAGQGAIIGVGAMEYPAEFQGMNPDALTEMAVSKIITLTSTYDHRIIQGAESGDFLRRLHALLLGEDGFYDDVFRSLRIPYEPVRWMPDVRITREGQIDKEARVVEVIESYRRNGHLMADTDPLEFKVRTHPDLDILQHGLTLWDLDRKFPVGGFAGERLMALRDILGVLRNSYCRTVGVEYMHITDPEEREWLQQRIEVKHEQPDREKQKHVLGRLNAAEAFETFLQTKYVGQKRFSLEGGESVIPILDEVLIAGTDHGLDEVAIGMAHRGRLNVLANVLGKSYAKIFGEFEGNIDPGTVQGSGDVKYHLGATGKFRNPFRENTEIAVSLASNPSHLETVNPVLEGIVRAKQDMIDKGEEGFTVLPVLLHGDSAFAGQGVVAETLNLSQLRGYRTGGTVHVVINNQVGFTTSPTAARSSLYSTDVARMVNAPIFHVNGDDPEACVRVARLAVEYRQAFRKDVVVDLVCYRRRGHNEGDDPSMTQPQMYDIIDRKRSVRKLYTEALVGRGDITLQEAEEALKDYRGQLERAFAETHDAQDSSKPEPVMDPRTPQESQVDTAITPEVLKTIGDAHVSFPPDFTPHPKLQKMLEKRAAMASEGGVDWAMGELLAFGSLLMEGIPVRLAGQDSRRGTFVQRHSVLIDRENGAEYTPLASLTDDQAKFFVYDSLLSEYAALGFEYGYSVANPKALVLWEAQFGDFVDGAQMVIDEFISSGEAKWGQRSGVVMLLPHGLEGQGPDHSSGRIERFLQLSAENNMTVANCTTPGNYFHLLRRQALSDVHRPLVVFTPKSLLRAKAAVSPVEDFTEQSFRPVLPDTGVGGDPLDASAVRRVLLCSGKVAYDLMAQRESDGRADTAIVRVEQLYPLPAEQIRTELERYPDANDVVWVQEEPMNMGAWQFMAVNLPEHLPQGRTFRRVSRRASASPAVGSAKVHDLEQRQLVAEAFAD, encoded by the coding sequence GTGAGCTCATCCCGGCCCTCCTCCGCGTCCTCCTCCCCGGTGGCCGGATTCGGCACCAACGAGTGGCTGGTCGAGGAGATGTACCAGCAGTACCTGGCCGACCCCTCGAGCGTGGACCAGGCCTGGCACGAGTTCTTCGCCGACTACCGGCCCGGTGGCCCCGTCGGTGGCGCGGACCGCGAGGAGCCCGCCGCCGCACGCGACGGAGCCCCTGCCGCCGCCCGGCCCGCGGCCACGTCCCCTGCCTCGCCGGCCCCCGCCCGCGACAACACGCCCGCCCCCAAGGCGCCCGCCCCCGAGCCGGCCGCCGCAGCGCCGGCCGGGAAGGCCGCCGACAAGCCCGCCGACAAGCCGGCGGAGAAGGCCGCGGACAAGCCCGCGGACAAGCCGGCCGCCAAGAGCCCCGCTCCCCCGGTGGCCGCCGGCTCCCAGTCACCGCTGCGCGGCGCGGCCGCCGCCGTGGTCAAGAACATGAACGTCTCGCTGACCGTGCCGACGGCGACGAGCGTGCGTGCGGTACCGGCGAAGCTGCTCGCCGACAACCGCATCGTCATCAACAACCACCTCGCCCGCTCCCGCGGCGGGAAGATCTCCTTCACGCACCTGATCGGTTACGCGCTGGTCCGGGCGCTCGACGACTTCCCGAACATGAACAACGCCTACGCCGAGGTCGACGGCAAGCCGGTGCTGGTGCAGCCCGAGCACGTCAACTTCGGCCTGGCCATCGACCTGCCGAAGCCCGACGGCTCCCGGTCGCTCGTCGTCGCCTCGATCAAGGCCGCCGAGGAGATGGACTTCGCCGGCTTCTGGGCCGCCTACGAGGACATCATCCGGCGGGCTCGCGCCAACAAGCTGACGATGGAGGACTTCTCCGGCACGACGATCAGCCTGACCAACCCGGGCACGATCGGCACCAACCACTCGGTGCCGCGGCTCACCGCCGGCCAGGGCGCGATCATCGGCGTGGGCGCCATGGAGTACCCGGCCGAGTTCCAGGGGATGAACCCCGACGCGCTGACCGAGATGGCCGTGTCGAAGATCATCACCCTGACCTCGACGTATGACCACCGGATCATCCAGGGCGCGGAGTCCGGCGACTTCCTGCGCCGGCTGCACGCCCTGCTGCTCGGTGAGGACGGCTTCTACGACGACGTCTTCCGGTCGCTGCGGATCCCCTACGAGCCGGTGCGCTGGATGCCGGACGTCCGGATCACCCGCGAGGGGCAGATCGACAAGGAAGCCCGGGTCGTCGAGGTCATCGAGTCCTACCGGCGCAACGGCCACCTCATGGCCGACACCGACCCGCTCGAGTTCAAGGTGCGCACCCACCCCGACCTCGACATCCTCCAGCACGGCCTGACCCTGTGGGACCTCGACCGGAAGTTCCCGGTCGGCGGCTTCGCCGGCGAGCGGCTGATGGCCCTGCGCGACATCCTGGGCGTGCTGCGCAACTCCTACTGCCGCACCGTCGGCGTGGAGTACATGCACATCACCGATCCCGAGGAGCGCGAGTGGCTCCAGCAGCGGATCGAGGTCAAGCACGAGCAGCCCGACCGCGAGAAGCAGAAGCACGTCCTGGGCCGGCTCAACGCCGCGGAGGCCTTCGAGACCTTCCTGCAGACCAAGTACGTCGGCCAGAAGCGGTTCAGCCTCGAGGGCGGCGAGTCGGTCATCCCGATCCTCGACGAGGTGCTGATCGCCGGCACCGACCACGGCCTCGACGAGGTCGCGATCGGCATGGCGCACCGCGGCCGGCTCAACGTCCTGGCCAACGTGCTCGGCAAGAGCTACGCCAAGATCTTCGGCGAGTTCGAGGGCAACATCGACCCCGGCACCGTCCAGGGCTCCGGCGACGTGAAGTACCACCTCGGCGCCACCGGGAAGTTCCGCAACCCGTTCCGCGAGAACACCGAGATCGCCGTGTCCCTGGCGAGCAACCCCAGCCACCTCGAGACGGTCAACCCGGTGCTCGAGGGCATCGTCCGGGCCAAGCAGGACATGATCGACAAGGGCGAGGAGGGCTTCACCGTCCTGCCCGTCCTGCTGCACGGCGACTCCGCGTTCGCCGGCCAGGGCGTCGTCGCCGAGACGCTGAACCTCTCCCAGCTGCGCGGCTACCGCACCGGCGGCACGGTGCACGTGGTGATCAACAACCAGGTCGGCTTCACCACCAGCCCGACGGCTGCGCGCTCGAGCCTGTACTCGACCGACGTCGCCCGGATGGTCAACGCGCCGATCTTCCACGTGAACGGCGACGACCCCGAGGCCTGCGTGCGGGTCGCCCGGCTGGCGGTCGAGTACCGGCAGGCGTTCAGGAAGGACGTCGTCGTCGATCTGGTCTGCTACCGCCGGCGCGGGCACAACGAGGGTGACGACCCGTCGATGACCCAGCCGCAGATGTACGACATCATCGACCGCAAGCGCTCGGTCCGGAAGCTCTACACCGAGGCACTGGTCGGCCGGGGCGACATCACGCTGCAGGAGGCCGAGGAGGCGCTCAAGGACTACCGCGGGCAGTTGGAGCGGGCGTTCGCCGAGACCCACGACGCGCAGGACTCCTCCAAGCCCGAGCCGGTCATGGACCCCCGCACGCCGCAGGAGTCCCAGGTCGACACGGCGATCACCCCCGAGGTCCTCAAGACCATCGGCGACGCCCACGTCTCCTTCCCGCCGGACTTCACCCCGCACCCGAAGCTCCAGAAGATGCTCGAGAAGCGCGCGGCGATGGCCAGCGAGGGCGGCGTCGACTGGGCCATGGGCGAGCTGCTGGCCTTCGGGTCGCTGCTCATGGAGGGCATCCCGGTCCGGCTGGCCGGTCAGGACTCCCGGCGCGGGACGTTCGTGCAGCGGCACTCGGTGCTCATCGACCGCGAGAACGGCGCCGAGTACACGCCGCTGGCCAGCCTCACCGACGACCAGGCGAAGTTCTTCGTCTACGACTCGCTGCTGAGCGAATATGCCGCGCTGGGCTTCGAGTACGGCTACTCGGTCGCCAACCCGAAGGCCCTCGTCCTGTGGGAGGCCCAGTTCGGTGACTTCGTCGACGGCGCCCAGATGGTCATCGACGAGTTCATCAGCTCCGGCGAGGCCAAGTGGGGTCAGCGCTCCGGCGTCGTCATGCTGCTCCCGCACGGCCTCGAAGGTCAGGGCCCCGACCACTCCAGCGGCCGGATCGAGCGGTTCCTTCAGCTGTCGGCGGAGAACAACATGACCGTCGCCAACTGCACCACCCCCGGCAACTACTTCCACCTGCTCCGCCGCCAGGCGCTCTCGGACGTGCACCGGCCGCTCGTCGTCTTCACGCCCAAGTCGCTGCTGCGCGCCAAGGCAGCGGTCAGCCCGGTCGAGGACTTCACCGAGCAGAGCTTCCGCCCGGTGCTGCCCGACACCGGCGTCGGTGGAGACCCGCTCGACGCGTCCGCCGTCCGCAGGGTGCTGCTGTGCAGCGGCAAGGTCGCCTACGACCTCATGGCGCAGCGGGAGTCCGATGGCCGCGCCGACACCGCGATCGTGCGGGTCGAGCAGCTGTACCCGCTGCCGGCCGAGCAGATCCGGACCGAGCTCGAGCGGTACCCGGACGCGAACGACGTCGTCTGGGTGCAGGAGGAGCCGATGAACATGGGCGCCT
- a CDS encoding universal stress protein — protein sequence MSETSNAYRTVVVGTDGSESSLRAVARAGSLAGACGATLVIACAYLPAEADDRELARAQDVLRDEAYQVVGSHPAEDTVRTAAERAGSAGATKVKTVAVQGSPVETLLDVVRRESADLLVVGNRGLAGIKGRLLGSVPADATRRSECDVLVVHTTD from the coding sequence GTGAGCGAGACCTCGAACGCCTACCGGACGGTCGTCGTCGGGACCGACGGATCGGAATCCTCCCTGCGGGCCGTCGCGCGGGCGGGCTCGCTGGCCGGCGCGTGCGGCGCCACGCTGGTGATCGCCTGCGCCTACCTGCCCGCCGAGGCCGACGACCGCGAGCTGGCCCGCGCCCAGGACGTGCTCCGCGACGAGGCGTACCAGGTCGTCGGCTCGCACCCCGCCGAGGACACCGTGCGGACGGCGGCGGAGCGGGCCGGTTCCGCGGGGGCGACGAAGGTGAAGACCGTGGCGGTCCAGGGCTCGCCGGTGGAGACGCTGCTCGACGTGGTCCGCCGCGAGAGCGCCGACCTGCTGGTGGTCGGGAACCGGGGCCTGGCCGGCATCAAGGGGCGCCTGCTCGGCTCGGTGCCCGCCGACGCGACCCGCCGCTCGGAGTGCGACGTGCTCGTCGTGCACACGACCGACTAG
- a CDS encoding ABC transporter ATP-binding protein: MRGLSKSFGQVRAVSDLGFTVEPGSVTGFLGPNGAGKTTTLRMLLGLMHPDAGTATFDGAPYTSLAEPLRTVGAVLETAFHPARSGRNHLRVYCRAAGFPLSRADEVLVQVGLADAGDRRAGGYSLGMRQRLALATALLGDPSVLVLDEPANGLDPEGIQWLRGFLRHLAHDQGRTVLVSSHLLSEVEQTVDRVVIVGAGRLVREGSMEQLRSGADGAGTVLVRSPEVARLAEVLAADGAQVIHEDGTLTVSGSTPAEVGRQAFAAGIELHELRSRTSGLEEIYFQLTSGSEQFAAPSPTVQEAIR, translated from the coding sequence GTGCGCGGACTCAGCAAGTCCTTCGGTCAGGTGCGCGCAGTCTCCGACCTCGGGTTCACGGTGGAACCGGGATCGGTGACCGGCTTCCTCGGCCCCAACGGCGCCGGCAAGACCACGACACTGCGGATGCTGCTCGGCCTCATGCACCCCGACGCGGGGACGGCGACCTTCGACGGCGCTCCGTACACCTCGCTGGCCGAGCCGCTGCGGACGGTCGGGGCCGTGCTGGAGACCGCCTTCCACCCGGCGCGCTCCGGTCGCAACCACCTGCGCGTGTACTGCCGGGCCGCGGGCTTCCCGCTCTCCCGGGCCGACGAGGTCCTGGTGCAGGTGGGCCTGGCAGATGCCGGCGACCGCCGGGCCGGGGGTTACTCGCTCGGCATGCGGCAGCGGCTCGCGCTGGCCACGGCGTTGCTCGGCGACCCCTCCGTCCTCGTCCTGGACGAGCCGGCCAACGGCCTGGATCCCGAGGGCATCCAGTGGTTGCGCGGCTTCCTCCGCCACCTCGCGCACGACCAGGGCCGCACGGTGCTGGTCTCGAGCCACCTGCTGTCGGAGGTCGAGCAGACCGTCGACCGGGTCGTCATCGTGGGCGCCGGCCGGCTGGTCCGCGAGGGGTCCATGGAGCAGCTCCGTTCCGGGGCCGACGGCGCCGGCACGGTCCTGGTCCGCAGCCCGGAGGTCGCCCGGCTCGCCGAGGTGCTGGCTGCCGACGGCGCGCAGGTGATCCACGAAGACGGCACACTCACCGTCTCCGGGTCGACCCCGGCCGAGGTGGGGCGCCAGGCGTTCGCCGCCGGCATCGAGCTGCACGAACTGCGCTCGCGCACCAGCGGCCTCGAGGAGATCTACTTCCAGCTCACCAGCGGTTCCGAGCAGTTCGCCGCGCCCTCGCCGACCGTTCAGGAGGCCATCCGATGA
- a CDS encoding ABC transporter permease, translated as MIRLVRAEWTKLFTTKVWLGLLLGACVMVGGFAALLTGFAGNAESGLPPVGTAEFEQVALAQATNATVLFLILGIIGMTQEYRHRTATPTFLTTPRRWKVVVAKLIAYALVAVPFALILLGVNLLVVGLYAGARGAAPSLTGDNLEVIGTSGLALVIYALMGVGIGALLRNQVGAIVGGLVYLFVVEPVIRSIPATSGAYKWMPGGGLEAMTATFQGPDLLGAWQGGLLLVGYGLLAALLGTLLAVRRDVV; from the coding sequence ATGATCCGCCTGGTGCGTGCGGAGTGGACCAAGCTGTTCACCACCAAGGTCTGGCTCGGGCTGCTGCTCGGGGCATGCGTCATGGTGGGCGGCTTCGCTGCGCTGCTGACCGGTTTCGCCGGCAACGCGGAGAGCGGGCTCCCCCCGGTCGGTACGGCGGAATTCGAGCAGGTCGCGCTGGCGCAGGCGACCAACGCCACCGTGCTGTTCCTCATCCTGGGCATCATCGGGATGACGCAGGAGTACCGGCACCGCACCGCGACCCCCACCTTCCTGACGACTCCCCGCCGCTGGAAGGTGGTGGTGGCGAAGCTGATCGCCTACGCGCTCGTCGCCGTCCCGTTCGCGCTGATCCTGCTGGGCGTGAACCTCCTCGTGGTCGGGCTCTACGCGGGCGCCAGGGGTGCGGCGCCGTCCCTCACCGGCGACAACCTCGAGGTGATCGGCACCTCGGGCCTCGCGCTGGTCATCTACGCCCTGATGGGAGTGGGCATCGGGGCGCTGCTGCGCAACCAGGTCGGCGCCATCGTCGGTGGGCTGGTGTACCTCTTCGTCGTCGAGCCGGTGATCCGCTCGATCCCGGCGACGTCAGGGGCCTACAAGTGGATGCCGGGAGGTGGGCTGGAGGCGATGACGGCGACGTTCCAGGGGCCCGACCTCCTGGGCGCCTGGCAGGGCGGCCTGCTGCTGGTCGGCTACGGCCTGCTCGCCGCGCTCCTGGGCACCCTGCTGGCCGTGCGGCGCGACGTCGTCTGA